A segment of the Streptomyces sp. P9-A2 genome:
TCCATAGGGCGCCAACCCATCGATGATGGCAGCGTTGGGCCCGCACCATGGGGCAGCTTCGTGCTCCGTACCGTGCCCTCTTCCGCTTCCCGTCCTTCCTGGAGGCCGTCATGCGCCCGTCCCTCGGCGTTCCGTTGCTCGCCTTCGCCCTCGCGGCGGCAGCCCTCATCGCTCCAGCTCCGGCCGACGCCGCCACCGAGGACGAACACTGCGCGCGCCAGGAACGTGTGCGGGTGCCGGGTGCGGCCCACCAACGCGTCACCTGTCTGGCCGATCTGACCACCACGGGGCTGGCGGGCACCCCGTACACCGACCCGGCGGACCAGGCAGGACTGACCGCGGCCGCCACCCGGTCGCCGTCAGGAGTGCCCGGCATCCAGGTCGACGGGTACTTCCCGGACTCCTCCCGCTTCAACACGACGCACGGCTGGGCGCACGACGCGCAGTTCGTGATCCGGCTGCCCGACCGGTGGAACGGCGGGTTGGTCGTCACGGGCGCGCCCGGCACCCGCAAGCAGTACGCGACCGACAAGGCCATCTCCGACCGGGTACTGGCCCAGGGGTACGCGTATGCCTCGACGGACAAGGGAAACAACGGGGTCGACTTCTACCGTGACGGAGTCCGGCCCGGTGACGCGGTGGCCGAGTGGAACACCCGGACCACGCAGCTCACCCGGGCGGCCAAGCAGGCGGTGGCCCACCGTTACGGGCATGCCCCGCGCCGGACGTACATGACCGGCGTCTCCAACGGCGGCTATCTCACCCGCTGGCAGCTGGAGAACCACCCGGAGCTGTACGACGGCGGCGTGGACTGGGAGGGCGGACTGTGGAGCGCCGACGGGACCGGTCTGTTCACCACCCTGCCGGTCACGGTGGCCCGGATGTTCGGTACGGCACGGGACGAGGACCTGCACGCGGCGGGCTTCGCACCGGGCTCCGAATTCCTGTGGCCGTACCACGAGAAGGCCTACTGGGGTGTCACGCAGAAGATCTACCGCGCCGAGTTCGACCCGGCCTACGATCCCGCGTGCCCAGGGCCCTCGGCCGGGACCACGGTGGAGCAGATCCTGGCGCCGTGCGCGTCCGACGCCACGTACGACTACGCCTCGCGTCCCGCTTCCGTGCACCGCGCCGTGGCCCGGGTGGCACTGACCGGGCGTATCGGCCGGCCGCTGATCACGCTGCACGGTGATCTGGACGCCCTGCTGCCGAAGGCCGCCCACTCCGACGTGTACGCCCGCATGATCGACGCGAAGGGCCGGGGACCACTGCACCGCTACTACACGGTGCAGGGCGGCACCCACGTCGACGGGCTGTACGACACCCATCCGGACCGGCTGCGGCCGATCCTGCCCTGCTACCGGTCGGCGTTCGACACTCTGACCGCATGGGTGGAGCGTGGCGTCAGGCCGCCCGCGGACCGGACGATCGACAGGCCCGCCGAGGGTGACGTGGTCAACTCCTGCGCGCTGGACGGTGCTGGGGCGGCGGCGCGGTAGCAGTGCCCGGTCAGGGGCCCGGTCCTTTGGGACGGGCCCCTGCGCCTCAGCGGCCCAGCTCCTTGCGCGAAACGCGGCGCAGCCTGCTCCGCTGCGAGGGGTCCAGGGTGAGGTACGCGGCGGCCGGGACTCCCAGGATGATCAGGAGCGCCGCCCACCAGGGCAGCCAGATGAACAGAATGAGCCCGGCCGCCACACCTCCCACGGCGATCTTGGCATTCTTCGACATGGTGTCGCCTCCTTCGCGGCCACTGCCGCTCTCTGTCCTGAAAACGGCCCCGCGCTCCCGACGGTTCCGACCGCGACCCTGAGACGTCCCTGAGGTTCGCCCCCTAGGGTTGCCTCAGAGACCGCCGTCGAATCCCGAATCCCGAATCCCGAATCGTCGGCTCGCCGGCCCTTCGGGACGGAGCACGACCGCGTGTCCATGGTGTCCCAGTTCACATCTCAGGCATACCCGGCCGACCGCGGCCGTGCTGTACTCTCGGCGACTCCTACCCCACTAGTCAAGTTTGATGAATCAAGGATTCCGTGAGCGCTGCGCAGACGACTCCCGCGTTCCCCTCCCCCACCCAGTACACCGACCTGGCCCGCTGCTCCGCCGTGTTCGTCCCCGGCGACCCCGCCCGCACCGGCCGCATGGCCTTCTGGCGGCCCGACGGGTCGGCTCCCCCTGCCGTGAACACGGCGCAGGTCGAGGAGCTGACCGTCGTCGTGCCCGGCGGCGAGGGGGTGGAGGCGGTGAGCGTCCCCG
Coding sequences within it:
- a CDS encoding tannase/feruloyl esterase family alpha/beta hydrolase, translating into MRPSLGVPLLAFALAAAALIAPAPADAATEDEHCARQERVRVPGAAHQRVTCLADLTTTGLAGTPYTDPADQAGLTAAATRSPSGVPGIQVDGYFPDSSRFNTTHGWAHDAQFVIRLPDRWNGGLVVTGAPGTRKQYATDKAISDRVLAQGYAYASTDKGNNGVDFYRDGVRPGDAVAEWNTRTTQLTRAAKQAVAHRYGHAPRRTYMTGVSNGGYLTRWQLENHPELYDGGVDWEGGLWSADGTGLFTTLPVTVARMFGTARDEDLHAAGFAPGSEFLWPYHEKAYWGVTQKIYRAEFDPAYDPACPGPSAGTTVEQILAPCASDATYDYASRPASVHRAVARVALTGRIGRPLITLHGDLDALLPKAAHSDVYARMIDAKGRGPLHRYYTVQGGTHVDGLYDTHPDRLRPILPCYRSAFDTLTAWVERGVRPPADRTIDRPAEGDVVNSCALDGAGAAAR